From a single Maylandia zebra isolate NMK-2024a linkage group LG3, Mzebra_GT3a, whole genome shotgun sequence genomic region:
- the LOC112432940 gene encoding LOW QUALITY PROTEIN: RING finger protein 150-like (The sequence of the model RefSeq protein was modified relative to this genomic sequence to represent the inferred CDS: inserted 2 bases in 1 codon) encodes MAPGSLVAACRSLAXSTWLLSFCFVHLLCLDFTVAEREEWYTAFVNITYVDPATSELRTEKTECGRYGEHSPKRDAKGVLVLPAAPLDRQACDPNTRFAVPAQAGAWVALIARGNCTYKDKIRHAAAHNASAVVIFNVGSTNTNDTITMPHSGASEVVAIMIPEPKGREIVSLLERNVRVTMTITIGTRNLQKYVSRTSVVFVSIFFIVLMIISIVWLIFCYIQRFRYTNAGDQNQARTRVCVSCCSA; translated from the exons ATGGCCCCGGGCTCGCTGGTGGCGGCCTGCCGCAGCCTGGC CTCTACGTGGCTGCTCTCCTTCTGCTTCGTCCACCTGCTGTGCCTGGACTTCACCGTGGCCGAGCGGGAGGAGTGGTACACCGCCTTCGTCAACATCACCTACGTGGACCCGGCCACCTCGGAGCTGCGCACCGAGAAGACGGAGTGCGGGCGATATGGCGAGCACTCTCCGAAGCGGGACGCCAAGGGGGTGTTGGTCCTGCCCGCAGCACCGCTCGACCGCCAGGCCTGCGACCCCAACACCCGCTTCGCGGTGCCCGCTCAGGCCGGGGCCTGGGTGGCGCTCATAGCCCGGGGCAACTGCACCTACAAGGACAAGATCCGCCACGCTGCAGCCCACAACGCCTCTGCGGTGGTCATCTTTAATGTGGGCTCCACCAACACGAACGACACCATCACCATGCCTCACTCAG GTGCGAGCGAGGTCGTCGCCATCATGATCCCGGAGCCAAAAGGCCGCGAGATCGTATCGCTGTTGGAACGAAATGTGAGGGTCACCATGACGATCACCATCGGGACGAGGAACCTGCAGAAGTACGTGAGCAGGACGTCGGTGGTGTTCGTATCGATCTTCTTCATTGTGCTGATGATCATCTCCATCGTCTGGCTCATCTTCTGCTACATCCAGAGGTTCAGATACACCAATGCGGGAGACCAGAACCAGGCGCGAACACGGGTCTGCGTCTCCTGCTGTTCTGCTTAG